Proteins from one Penicillium digitatum chromosome 2, complete sequence genomic window:
- a CDS encoding protein O-mannosyltransferase 2 — translation MVGLDTAVSTGAKHESDLRRRNVPDASKVHLDSTPLNDEDVKKGRIQSSSFIHVLDSWEPIIAPIILTALALFTRLYQIGRSNIVTWDEAHFGKFGSHYLKREFYFDVHPPLGKMLVGLSGYLAGYNGSFEFKSGEKYPEDVNYTFMRAFNAAFGIVCIPLAYYTARELNFRRATVWLISLMVLCENSYATISRFILLDSMLLCFTFTTTMCWARFHRLQRDSFSLEWYAWLCLTGLSIGCVCSVKWVGFFCTALVGLYTVDDLWNKFGDLKMPRAVLAKHLVARVVGLILIPILVYMFSFYLHFLVLANSGPGDAQMSSLFQANLQGTEVGRDSPLELAIGSRVTLKNMGYGGGLLHSHVQTFPEGSMQQQVTCYHHKDANNDWFIYPNRQEPDYDATADLRFVGDGDVIRLIHGQTGRNLHSHAIPAPITKSHHEVSSYGNITIGDDKDHWKVEVVDDVASRDRSRIRTLTTAFRLRHPVLGCYLRAGNVNLPQWGFKQIETTCTKENKPGDVYTHWNVESHTNDRLPPGDPGSYKSPFLKDFIHLNVAMMTSNNALVPDPDKQDDLASKFWQWPILNVGLRMCSWDDGVVKYYLLGNPLVYWGSTAALGGFGLLFLWHLLRWQRGYNDLSNEEISHIHYSGLYPVIGWVLHYLPFIIMARVTYVHHYYPALYYAILNFGFCIDWVTRKMNPRLSAAVYAFLYVIIVGLFIHFRAIVFGMEGSNQQWTHLRWLPGWKMANVN, via the exons ATGGTGGGCCTAGACACTGCCGTGAGCACGGGCGCCAAACACGAGTCCGACCTACGTCGAAGAAATGTCCCTGATGCTAGCAAAGTTCATCTAGACTCGACCCCGTTGAatgatgaagatgtgaaGAAAGGTAGAATACAG TCATCCTCGTTCATCCATGTGCTAGATAGCTGGGAGCCGATCATTGCTCCAATTATCCTGACTGCCCTCGCCCTCTTCACCCGCCTGTACCAGATCGGTCGTTCCAATATTGTGACTTGGGACGAGGCCCACTTCGGTAAATTCGGTTCCCACTATCTCAAACGCGAGTTCTACTTCGATGTCCACCCGCCTTTGGGGAAGATGCTAGTTGGCCTGTCCGGCTATCTTGCTGGCTATAATGGGTCTTTTGAATTCAAGTCTGGCGAGAAGTATCCAGAAGATGTGAACTATACCTTTATGCGAGCCTTCAATGCTGCCTTTGGTATCGTTTGCATTCCCCTTGCCTACTATACTGCGCGAGAGTTGAACTTCCGTCGGGCCACAGTCTGGTTGATTAGTCTGATGGTGCTATGTGAGAACTCCTACGCAACAATTTCTCGATTTATACTTCTTGACTCTATGCTGCTCTGCTTCACCTTTACTACCACAATGTGCTGGGCAAGGTTCCACCGACTGCAGCGTGATAGCTTTTCGCTGGAATGGTATGCCTGGCTTTGTTTGACTGGCTTGAGCATTGGATGTGTCTGCAGCGTCAAATGGGTTGGTTTCTTCTGCACTGCTCTTGTCGGTCTTTATACTGTTGATGACCTTTGGAATAAATTTGGCGACCTGAAGATGCCACGG GCTGTGCTTGCAAAGCACTTGGTTGCTCGCGTTGTGGGATTGATTCTTATTCCAATCTTAGTCTACATGTTTTCTTTCTATCTGCACTTCCTGGTTTTGGCGAATAGTGGTCCAGGTGATGCCCAGATGAGCTCGCTTTTCCAAGCTAACCTACAAGGTACCGAGGTTGGCAGAGACAGTCCTCTTGAGCTTGCAATTGGGTCGCGTGTCACACTCAAAAATATGGGCTACGGAGGAGGGCTTCTGCACTCCCACGTTCAAACATTCCCCGAGGGATCCATGCAGCAGCAGGTTACCTGCTACCACCACAAAGATGCCAACAACGACTGGTTCATCTACCCCAACCGACAGGAGCCGGACTACGATGCCACTGCTGATCTGCGGTTCGTTGGTGATGGGGATGTCATTCGACTGATTCATGGACAGACAGGTCGCAACCTGCATTCCCACGCTATTCCAGCACCAATCACTAAATCACACCACGAGGTATCATCTTATGGAAACATTACCATTGGAGACGATAAAGACCACTGGAAAGTGGAGGTGGTCGATGATGTTGCATCCCGGGACCGATCCAGGATCCGGACACTTACAACAGCTTTCCGACTCCGCCATCCGGTCCTAGGCTGCTATCTACGGGCAGGAAATGTCAACCTACCACAATGGGGATTCAAGCAGATTGAAACAACATGTACCAAGGAAAACAAACCCGGCGATGTTTACACTCACTGGAATGTTGAGTCTCATACTAACGACCGCT TGCCCCCTGGTGATCCTGGCTCCTATAAATCACCCTTCTTGAAGGACTTCATCCACCTGAATGTGGCTATGATGACCTCTAACAACGCTCTGGTTCCTGATCCCGACAAGCAAGATGACTTGGCTTCCAAGTTTTGGCAATGGCCAATTCTCAATGTCGGCCTCCGCATGTGTTCTTGGGATGATGGCGTTGTCAAATACTATCTTCTAGGAAACCCCCTGGTCTATTGGGGAAGCACTGCGGCTCTTGGTGGATTTGGTCTTTTGTTCCTCTGGCACCTTCTGCGCTGGCAGAGGGGGTACAACGATCTCAGCAACGAGGAGATCAGTCACATCCACTACTCTGGCTTGTACCCAGTTATCGGATGGGTATTGCATTACCTTCCCTTTATCATAATGGCTCGTGTGACTTATGTCCACCATTACTATCCGGCTCTCTACTATGCCATCCTGAACTTCGGCTTCTGTATTGATTGGGTGACACGGAAGATGAACCCAAGATTGTCGGCAGCGGTGTATGCCTTCCTTTACGTGATTATTGTCGGATTGTTCATTCATTTCCGAGCCATCGTGTTTGGAATGGAGGGTTCTAACCAGCAATGGACTCACCTACGCTGGCTACCTGGATGGAAAATGGCAAATGTGAACTGA